One window from the genome of Deltaproteobacteria bacterium encodes:
- a CDS encoding DUF4142 domain-containing protein translates to MRKSVLFAAVLLASSPLVAKADDTAPNANDTYDENQNPGQGASGMENSLYTPTMTLERIHAINLEEIDAGNLALHNGSHTIRSYAQKLVKDHEKADSMVKGTAKAQKLTLRAPDQVTWPAGVAEDMAQDKQMMDQLKSLKGQEFDKQFLSMMVEGHTKALEFLGQAKAQVQDPTVVKLIGQLTPTLEQHKQMAQQLLDKENAARVQGRR, encoded by the coding sequence ATGCGCAAATCCGTCCTGTTCGCTGCTGTGCTGCTCGCCTCGAGCCCGCTCGTGGCCAAGGCCGACGACACCGCGCCGAACGCCAACGACACCTACGACGAGAACCAGAACCCGGGTCAGGGCGCCTCGGGAATGGAGAACTCGCTCTACACGCCCACCATGACGCTGGAGCGCATCCACGCCATCAACCTCGAGGAGATCGACGCCGGAAACCTGGCGCTGCACAACGGCAGCCACACCATCCGCAGCTACGCGCAGAAGCTGGTGAAGGACCACGAGAAGGCCGACAGCATGGTGAAGGGCACGGCCAAGGCGCAGAAGCTCACCCTCCGCGCGCCCGATCAGGTGACCTGGCCGGCCGGCGTCGCCGAGGACATGGCCCAGGACAAGCAGATGATGGACCAGCTCAAGAGCCTGAAGGGCCAGGAGTTCGATAAGCAGTTCTTGAGCATGATGGTCGAGGGGCACACCAAGGCGCTCGAGTTCCTGGGGCAGGCCAAGGCGCAGGTGCAGGACCCGACGGTGGTGAAGCTCATCGGCCAGCTCACGCCCACCCTCGAGCAGCACAAGCAGATGGCCCAGCAGCTCCTCGACAAGGAGAACGCCGCGCGCGTGCAGGGGCGGCGCTAA
- a CDS encoding NAD(P)/FAD-dependent oxidoreductase — MPEGAATARKRVVIIGGGFAGLYAARELRNTDATVTVVDRRNHHLFQPLLYQVATAALDPSQIAVPIRRILRHQKNAEVVLADVTAIDLAQKRVVLVDGALSYDHLIVATGATHSYFGHDSWAPYSPGLKTVEDALHIRRRMLLAFEAAEREREFSRRDAWLTFVIVGAGPTGVELAGALAEISRHLLAKDFRHLGRKGARVLLVEAGPRVLASFPETLSARSQRDLEQLGVEVRTNARVTAVDGVGVTVAGEQIPARTVIWAAGVAASPLARSLGAPLDRAGRVLVNPDLSVPGAPDVFVAGDLAAVNAPSGQPVPGVAPAAMQEGRAAAKNVKRLLEGKPTEPFVYFDKGSLATIGRARAVADIGGFKLGGFLAWFTWLVIHITYLIGFRNRLFVLASWSWTYLTYDRGSRLITGEVGPLLPAPELPEAATQQTLQEPIREHQAPHGP, encoded by the coding sequence ATGCCCGAAGGCGCAGCGACCGCACGCAAGCGGGTGGTCATCATCGGCGGCGGCTTTGCGGGGCTCTACGCCGCCCGTGAGCTCCGAAACACCGATGCAACGGTGACCGTCGTCGACCGGCGCAACCACCACCTCTTTCAGCCGCTGCTCTACCAGGTGGCCACCGCGGCGCTCGACCCGAGCCAGATCGCGGTGCCCATCCGCCGCATCCTGCGCCACCAGAAGAACGCCGAGGTGGTGCTCGCCGACGTGACCGCCATCGACCTGGCCCAGAAGCGCGTGGTCCTCGTGGATGGCGCGCTCTCGTACGACCACCTCATCGTCGCCACCGGGGCCACGCACAGCTACTTCGGCCACGACTCGTGGGCGCCCTACTCGCCCGGCCTGAAGACCGTGGAGGACGCGCTGCACATCCGCCGACGGATGTTGCTCGCCTTCGAGGCGGCGGAGCGCGAGCGTGAGTTCTCGCGTCGCGACGCGTGGCTCACGTTCGTGATCGTGGGCGCGGGGCCGACGGGCGTGGAGCTCGCCGGCGCGCTCGCGGAGATCTCCCGGCACCTGCTCGCGAAGGACTTCCGGCACCTGGGGCGCAAGGGCGCGCGCGTGCTGCTGGTCGAAGCCGGGCCGCGGGTGCTGGCGTCGTTCCCGGAGACGCTCTCGGCGCGGAGCCAGCGCGACCTCGAGCAGCTCGGCGTGGAGGTGCGCACCAACGCGCGGGTGACGGCCGTCGACGGCGTGGGCGTCACGGTGGCCGGCGAGCAGATCCCCGCGCGCACGGTGATCTGGGCCGCGGGCGTGGCCGCCTCGCCGCTCGCCCGCTCGCTCGGCGCGCCGCTCGATCGTGCGGGTCGCGTGCTGGTGAACCCGGATCTGTCGGTGCCCGGCGCGCCCGATGTGTTCGTCGCGGGCGACCTCGCGGCCGTGAACGCGCCCAGCGGCCAGCCCGTGCCCGGCGTGGCTCCAGCGGCGATGCAGGAGGGCCGCGCGGCGGCCAAGAACGTGAAGCGGCTGCTGGAGGGAAAGCCCACCGAGCCGTTCGTCTACTTCGACAAGGGCTCGCTGGCGACCATCGGCCGCGCGCGCGCCGTCGCGGACATCGGCGGCTTCAAGCTGGGCGGCTTCCTGGCCTGGTTCACCTGGCTGGTCATCCACATCACGTACCTGATTGGCTTCCGCAATCGGCTCTTCGTGCTCGCGAGCTGGTCCTGGACGTACCTGACGTACGACCGCGGCTCGCGGCTCATCACCGGCGAGGTGGGCCCGCTCCTGCCGGCGCCGGAGCTGCCCGAGGCCGCGACGCAGCAGACGCTGCAAGAGCCCATCCGCGAGCACCAGGCGCCGCACGGGCCGTAG
- a CDS encoding site-specific integrase: MGKFIGTWAGGRIRQGRRGQPSYVIERMHGGDRRPITLKVASEREALAELALFERDPAGYRGQLEIQASAVRRTSAITLDEELVGKFLAHLRGESGGEPRSDLYIINVATSLDWWDVKLQGRELRSVTLAELQEHLDGAPGRKHKIIHLKSFCSFLRARGLLLTKDDPTLELRVPQARPEKAKRKKGHTMQEVEAVYRAVEEQAIRDVLCLRAKTGMHHTEVKRLASGEGVVSELRGHANIAGTIRFPHKNGREHIVSIDGQTLAAAKRLQARGGAPAESYMAKRIERAATTARLRDFELGALRHSFATWARNSGEEVRPSAGGLPLATVASVMGHLDPRTTAMFYDGTQVPPMVKLPGLRLINSGDPIELETRTAAK, encoded by the coding sequence GTGGGCAAGTTCATAGGCACTTGGGCCGGCGGGCGTATCCGCCAGGGCCGCCGCGGACAGCCCTCCTACGTCATCGAGCGCATGCATGGGGGCGACCGCCGTCCCATCACCCTCAAGGTCGCCAGCGAACGCGAGGCGCTCGCGGAACTCGCGCTCTTCGAGCGCGACCCCGCCGGGTACCGCGGCCAGCTCGAGATCCAAGCTTCCGCCGTGCGGCGAACGAGTGCCATCACGCTCGACGAAGAACTGGTCGGAAAGTTCCTCGCCCACCTCCGCGGCGAGTCGGGTGGAGAGCCCCGCTCTGACCTGTACATCATCAACGTTGCCACCTCGCTGGACTGGTGGGACGTGAAGCTCCAAGGGCGCGAGCTGCGCTCCGTGACCCTCGCGGAGTTGCAGGAACACCTCGACGGTGCGCCCGGTCGAAAGCACAAAATCATTCACCTCAAGTCGTTCTGCAGCTTCCTCCGGGCCCGCGGGCTGCTCCTCACCAAGGACGACCCCACACTTGAGCTTCGCGTGCCGCAGGCGAGGCCCGAGAAAGCCAAGCGGAAGAAGGGCCACACCATGCAGGAGGTCGAGGCCGTCTACCGCGCGGTCGAGGAACAGGCGATCCGCGACGTCCTCTGCTTGCGGGCGAAGACGGGGATGCACCACACGGAAGTGAAGCGCCTCGCGAGTGGCGAGGGAGTCGTCAGCGAGCTCCGCGGCCATGCCAACATCGCTGGCACCATTCGATTCCCGCACAAAAACGGACGCGAGCACATCGTGAGCATCGATGGCCAGACGCTGGCTGCGGCGAAGAGACTCCAAGCACGTGGAGGAGCGCCGGCCGAGTCGTACATGGCCAAGCGCATCGAGCGTGCAGCGACGACGGCCCGACTCAGGGATTTCGAGCTCGGGGCGCTCCGGCACTCGTTCGCAACTTGGGCGCGAAATTCCGGCGAAGAGGTCAGGCCATCAGCGGGCGGCCTGCCTCTCGCCACCGTGGCATCCGTGATGGGCCACCTCGACCCGAGGACCACCGCGATGTTCTACGACGGTACCCAGGTGCCGCCCATGGTGAAGCTCCCAGGGCTGCGGTTGATCAACTCCGGCGATCCCATCGAACTTGAGACGCGAACGGCTGCGAAGTGA
- a CDS encoding IS3 family transposase (programmed frameshift) → MEPNEKKQPRKRRQHTDEFKAGAVRLVLEEGKRVADLARDLDVHMTLVRDWVRRAKADAGMGPPGAVTSAEREELARLRKENRELRMERELLKKAGGLLREGERVKFAFMAAEKAHFPIAFMCRHLGVSKSGYYAWCKRPECARAREDRRLAVLTREAYERNRRVYGSPRVQRELAAQGVNVSRKRVIRLMQQEGLRGKTPRRWAKTTDSNHHLPVAPNLLARDFQASAPNQRWVGDVTYLRTPQGWMYLAAVLDLYSRMVVGWATSAVNDRHLVIKALDAAIKRRCPDAGLKHHSDQGSTYASEDYQKALEANGITCSMSRRGDCYDNAAMESWFGTLKTELGESFDSHAAGKHQLFDYIEVFYNGQRRHSSIGYVSPVEYERAARAEAA, encoded by the exons CCGGGGCCGTTCGCCTGGTGCTCGAGGAAGGGAAGCGCGTCGCTGACTTGGCGCGCGACCTGGACGTGCACATGACGCTGGTTCGCGACTGGGTGCGCCGCGCGAAGGCCGACGCCGGCATGGGCCCGCCCGGCGCCGTCACCAGCGCCGAGCGCGAGGAGCTTGCGCGCTTGCGCAAGGAGAACCGCGAGCTGCGGATGGAGCGTGAGCTCCTAAAAAAAGCAG GCGGCCTTCTTCGCGAAGGAGAACGCGTGAAGTTCGCGTTCATGGCCGCGGAGAAGGCCCATTTCCCCATCGCGTTCATGTGTCGGCACCTGGGCGTGTCGAAGAGCGGGTACTACGCGTGGTGCAAGCGGCCCGAGTGCGCACGGGCCCGCGAGGATCGCAGGCTGGCGGTTCTCACCCGCGAGGCGTACGAGCGCAACCGCAGGGTCTATGGCAGCCCGCGCGTGCAGCGCGAGCTGGCCGCGCAGGGCGTGAACGTCAGCCGGAAGCGGGTCATCCGGTTGATGCAGCAAGAAGGGCTACGCGGGAAGACACCGCGGCGGTGGGCGAAGACCACCGACTCGAACCACCACCTGCCCGTCGCGCCCAACCTGCTCGCGCGGGATTTTCAGGCGAGCGCGCCGAACCAGCGCTGGGTGGGCGATGTCACGTACCTGCGCACGCCGCAGGGCTGGATGTACTTGGCGGCGGTGCTCGACCTGTACTCACGGATGGTCGTGGGCTGGGCCACGAGCGCGGTGAACGACCGGCACCTCGTCATCAAGGCGCTGGACGCGGCCATCAAGCGCCGCTGCCCGGACGCGGGGCTGAAACACCACTCCGACCAGGGCAGCACGTACGCGAGCGAGGACTACCAGAAGGCGCTCGAAGCCAACGGGATCACCTGCAGCATGAGTCGGCGCGGCGACTGCTACGACAACGCGGCGATGGAGAGCTGGTTTGGGACGCTGAAGACCGAGCTGGGCGAGAGCTTTGACTCGCACGCGGCGGGCAAGCACCAGCTCTTCGACTACATCGAGGTCTTCTACAACGGGCAGCGGCGGCATTCGTCCATCGGCTACGTGAGCCCGGTGGAGTACGAGCGGGCTGCTCGCGCGGAGGCCGCGTGA